In the Hydrogenimonas thermophila genome, ATTATTTCATAAAAACTATCTTTTAAAAAAGATAAGTCTAAAAAATAATTTGCCATAAAAGCAAAAATTATAATTACTAAAATAAAAGGTATATTAATTTTAGATTCAACCAACTTTGATAATAAAATTAAAAATAGTAAAATAGTAAAAATTTCTAACAACCTATAAACCTTACTTATTTCTACTTGAACTTTTTTAGATGCCAAACAAGGCTAAAATTCCAATCCCCTTGTTTAGAGAAATTAATTAATTAATTAACTACAACTCTATTTCTTCCAGAATTTTTAGCCTCATATAGCCTTTTATCTACACAATCAATAAGCCTCTCTATATCTTCATCTTTATACTGATAAACACCTATACTAACTGTTATTTTAATATTATGCTCATCACAAAAAGAGTGTTTTTCTATAATTTCTCTTATTTTTTCCATCTTTAAATATATGCCTTGAATATTGGTAAAAGGCATTATTATAAGTATCTCTTCTCCTCCATACCTAATTGCTATATCAGTTTCTCTTATATTATTTTGAATTAGCATAGAAACTTCTTTTAAAACACAATCTCCATAAACATGTCCATAAGTATCATTTATTTTTTTAAAAAAATCTATATCTATCATAGCAATGGAAAGTGGAAAGTCATTTTGAATTGATTCTTGAATTTTATTGCTCAATATATCATTCATATAATTTCTATTATAAAGATTTGTTAAAGGATCTTTTATGCTTTTATCTTTTAATTTTTTCAAATTAATATCTTTTTCAAAACTTAATGAAAAAGGAACTATTATTTTGTTTAAAAATATATTTAATAATTTTAACTCTTTTTCTCCTATTTCATCAAAATAAAAATTTAATTTCCCTATTGAGCAACCATCTTTTTCCAAAACTTTAATCAATAATGGTTCTTTTTTGCAATTAGTTTGCTTTTCAGGTCTATATAAAACTTGGTTACTATCTACAACATAGTATTCATACTCTTGAATATCATCAACTTTATAAACAGAAATTTTATTTAAAGATTTAATATCATTTTTAATATAGTCAAATAAATTTCTTAAAATCATGTCAAAAGAAGATAAAGAGATAAGATCTTCAAAAAATTTCTTTAACAGTTCATCTGTTTTATTTAGTAGATATATATCGCTCTCATGTTCATCTAACATATATAAACCACAATTTAATTTTCTCATTTTATCAACAATAGGTTTTATTAACTCTTTTTTTATAATCGAGCCATGTTGTGGTGCAATCATTTCAGGATTTTTATTTTCAATTTGCAATAGAGCATGATTTAAAATTGCTTTTGAAGGCATATAGTGTATATGAAAAAGTTTCAAACTTTCAAAATATCCTATATCTTTTGCATACAAAGCAAATTCGTCTGTTAATCCGCCAAAGATATCACTAGAAAACATTGTCTTTGTCTCTTTGTCAAAAGTACAAAAAGCTCCTGCAAAATGTGCATAAGGAGTAAATACAAACTCTAACTCTCTACCTCCATCCAAAGTCAATTTCCAGTCATTTTCATCAACTAGCCAAAACGGAGTTTTCCATTGATAGTGTTTTAAAAGTGTTTGTGTTCTCCAATGAGTTACAAAAACTTTATCATTTCTAGACATTATAGTCTCCAATGTCGAAACACACCCTACAATATCTGGGTCTTGATGATGCAAAATAATATATTTAATATCATCTAGTTGCATTATAGAAGTTATTTTTTGCATTGTTACTGGAAATGTAATCATACTGCCTGGGTCTATAAGAACTGATTCTTTACCATTCTTTATAAGATAAACATGGCACTGAAAAGGGTCATTGGGTATAACATAACCTACCCAAAATATATCTTTTGCAATCTCAATAGGTTGTGAAAAATCCATACTTACTCCTTATTCACATCAAAACTATATAATAAAATCATGAAAGTCTAATATTTCAGGTTCAGGCTTACCAAAGTAATAGCCCTGAGCATAATCTACACCTAATAACAATATAGTATCTAAAACTTCTTTACTATGTACATATTCTGCTATAGTTTTAATTCCACTTAAATTTGCATA is a window encoding:
- a CDS encoding diguanylate cyclase, which encodes MDFSQPIEIAKDIFWVGYVIPNDPFQCHVYLIKNGKESVLIDPGSMITFPVTMQKITSIMQLDDIKYIILHHQDPDIVGCVSTLETIMSRNDKVFVTHWRTQTLLKHYQWKTPFWLVDENDWKLTLDGGRELEFVFTPYAHFAGAFCTFDKETKTMFSSDIFGGLTDEFALYAKDIGYFESLKLFHIHYMPSKAILNHALLQIENKNPEMIAPQHGSIIKKELIKPIVDKMRKLNCGLYMLDEHESDIYLLNKTDELLKKFFEDLISLSSFDMILRNLFDYIKNDIKSLNKISVYKVDDIQEYEYYVVDSNQVLYRPEKQTNCKKEPLLIKVLEKDGCSIGKLNFYFDEIGEKELKLLNIFLNKIIVPFSLSFEKDINLKKLKDKSIKDPLTNLYNRNYMNDILSNKIQESIQNDFPLSIAMIDIDFFKKINDTYGHVYGDCVLKEVSMLIQNNIRETDIAIRYGGEEILIIMPFTNIQGIYLKMEKIREIIEKHSFCDEHNIKITVSIGVYQYKDEDIERLIDCVDKRLYEAKNSGRNRVVVN